GTCCGACAATACGCAAATGCATAGTTCTAGCTTCAGATCGCCAAGCCACTTCACGTTATTTCTATCAATGGGTGAAGCCTGGTACAATATACGTAAATACATGCAGCACACACGTATCACACATGCCACCACCATTCCTCCCCACATGCAGGTTACGGTAATGATGATTAAGGGTCTCCCCATGGACGTAATCGATGGTTTGTTCTCTGTTTCCCCCCCTATCAATTGCTCTAGGAGGGAAGGGACAATATTACTGTCACCTCTTTACCTTCGCTTCCCACCTTCACACAGATTAAGCAGGGTATCAAGGAGGGAGGTACACCTCAGTACCTCAGCTCCTCGCTTCATCCGGATAGTAATATCCTTCGTGTCCTAATAGACAAATATTAACTTATGCACTCACCCAACATCACGAAGAATACTAACATAAACATGCAAAAGAGGAAATTGTATTCTATCGGCGTTCAGTTCAAATACAAACTAAGTGTTCATCCCGAATACCGAGAACTAATTTATTAATAAAAAATATACAAGGTTAGATGGGAGAGACAAGTTACAAGCCAACATCGAGTTGGTGAAGGAGAAGTGCGTGATGGCGCCGATGGAGATAGCAGCGTCCTAAAGGCCGGTGAGGGGCGTTGGAGGAGGCGCCCTCTCCCCTCTTCCTTGTCTTGTCCCTTCTTCTGTGTTGGGGATAGCCTTGTTGCTGCAATGGTTGTGTGTCGACTCGTGGGAGTAGATGGAAGTTGTTGATAGTTCCTTCCCAACGACTAGGGTTGGAGTTGTATCTATAGTCGACGTCCACGGGTGTCCTCCATGGATGTAACTTCTCTCCTTTGTCCAAGGGCTCTGGATGAGCCAAATCCCATCTCAAATCATCTCCCGATGGCCAAGGAAGTCGTGCGAACAGATGGAGATAAAATCCTTGAAGATTCACAGAAGTTAGGGTTGTTTTCTTAGCCCCGGTCGCCAGGTATGAGTGCATCAAACTGTACCCCGCATCGTTGAAGAATCCAAGTTTGCATTAGTTTTTACATTTAGTTTTCATGCAGTAGTTGTACGCTTTGTCAAATTTTAACTCATTCATGCACCCTTTGATTGATTTCACTAGGTTAATGAAGGGTTAAATCAGGAGCACTAAAGAGAAGAGCCCAAGTATATGGGTGAAAATCACGTTATTTAATGTGATGAAAACCTACCATAAAGAGGGGCGAGCAAGCGAAGCAATTTCCACTCGAAAGAGGGACTCTAGGAGAGAAGACGATGCTTGGTACATGTGTGCTTGCTCATACCAGGTAGTGTCACCTCCCCTGGGTCGACTACTTCACCCGGTGGCTTCGGATTGCAAATTAGATGTACAGAGTCCCCTAGCTTTTGGAGGGGGGTCGATAGAAGGGCCCTGCCATGCTGTCAAATCGATCAAGGACACTCCGACATCGACCTTCGTCATCACCATCTCCGATTCATTTCTGCGAAATACTAAACCCTAAGTGGAATTCGACATGTATTACTTTGATCTTTCATCTGTGTTTGTCATGTTTACCCTTGTGAGATGTTTGTCATCTCTATGTCCGAGTAGTACCCCTAGTGCATAGTCAGCGAACCAAGGATTAGGTGAAGTATACTTAGCAACATTAAAATTTGCATAATCAGTGAACCAAGGATTAGTATGAGAGGAAACTTTCACGGCAGCTAATTCCTCATCCAAAAAACTATTGTTAATGGGAATAGGATCAATACGTATGTTTTCCATCATATATAAATTATCAACCCCTCGATTATTAGCTCATTTTCTATCCACAATATGCATATCAAATTCTTGTAAAAATAAAACCCATCTAATAAGCCTAGGATTAgtatctttcttttccataagatacttaatagcagcatgatcaatACGAATAGTATCTTTAGAATAAACAACAAAAAATTAGAATTTATTACGTTCAAAGACAAGAACTAAAAATTCATTTTCAGCAGTAGCATAGTTTCTTTGAGTTGTGTCTAAAGTTTGCTAGCATAATAGATAACATTCAGTTCCTTATGAACCCTTTGCCCAAGAACACCAACAACACAATCACTAGCACCACatataatttcaaaaggcaaattCCATTTAGGTGGTTCAACTATAGGAGCAGCGACTGAAGCTTTCATAAGAATTTCCAAAGGCTTCCTTGCAATAATCATCAAAAAGAAAGGGACATGTTCTTTCAAAATATTAGTAATTAGTATAGAAATTTTTGAGAaatctttaataaacctcctttAAAACGAGCATGATCAAGAGAACGTTGTGTACCTTTAATATCTGAAGGACAAGAAATCTTCTCAATAGCTTCAACTTTTCCTCtgtcaacttcaatacctttTTCAAAGATTCTATGCCCAAGGACAATACCTTCATTTACCCTAAAGTGACACTTTTCCCAATTTAAGACAAGGTGAGTTCCCTCATGTCTCTACAAAACCATATTAAGATTGTGCAAGCAATCACAAGAAGTTCCATAGACGAAAAATAGTCTGTGAATACTTCCATGATCTTCTTACAAAAATCAACAAAGATAGCAACCATACTTTTTTGAAAAAGTAGCAGGCGCATTACACAGACGAAAATGCATacgttgttggggaacgtagtaatttcaaaaagtttcctacacacacgcaagatcatggtgatgcatagcaacgagaggggagagtgtgtccacgtaccctcgtagaccgaaagcggaagcgttagaacaacgcggttgatgtagtcgtacgtcttcaccatccgaccgatccaagtaccgaacgtacagcacctccgagttcagcacacgttcagctcgatgacgtcccacgaactccgatccagcagagcttcgagggagagtttcgtcagcacgacggcatgatgacggtgatgatgatgctaccgacgcagggcttcgcctaagcaccgctacaatatgaccgaggtggattatggtggagggggcaccgcacacggctaagaacgatgtcaacttgtgtgttttcgggtgccccctacccccgtatataaaggagcaaggggggaggccggctggcccctgtacggcgcgccaggaggaggagtcctcctcctagtaggagtaggactcgcctttcctactcctactaggaggaggaaaggaaggaggagagggagaaggaaggagagggaggaaaagaaggaaaggggggccgaccccctagtccaattcggtttgggctgggggggggggggggccctgcctcctctcttccaccacttggcccatgaggcccattacttcttcctcgtattcccgtaactccccggtaccccgAAAAAAACCCGAATCAcgcggaacctttccgatgtccgaatatagtcgtccaatatatcgatctttacgtctcgaccattttgagactcctcgtcatgtccccgatctcatccgggacttcgaactaccttcggtacatcaaatcacataaactcataataccgatcgtcacagaactttaagcgtgcggaccctacgggttcgagaactatgtagacatgaccgagacacgtctccggtcaataaccaatagcggaacctggatgctcatattggctcccacatattctacgaagatctttatcggtcaaaccgcataacagcatacgttgttccctttgtcatcggtatgttacttgcccgagattcgatcgtcggtatctcaatacctagctcaatctcgttaccggcaagtctctttactcgttctgtaatgcatcatcccgcaactaactcattagttgcattgcttgcaaggcttatagtgatgtgaattaccgagagggcccagagatacctctccgataatcggagtgacaaatcctaatctcgatctatgccaactcaacaagtaccatcggagacacctgtagagcgcctttataatcacccaattacgttgtgacatttggtagcacacaaagtgttcctccggtattcgggagttgcataatctagtcagaggaacatgtataagtcatgaagaaagcaatagcaacatactaaacgatcaagtgctaagctaacggaatgggtcaagtcaatcacatcattctctaatgatgtgatctcgttaatcaaatgacaactcatgtctatggctaggaaacttaaccatctttgattcaacgagctagtcaagtagaggcatactagtgacactctgtttgtctatgtattcacacatgtatcaagtttccggttaatacaattctagcacgaataataaacatttatcatgaaataaggaaataaataataactttattattgcctctagggcatatttccttcatatgtCTATAACAAAAAGTTTAGAAATGACAGGTAAAAGTTGTTTTCTATTCATCTTCAGGATAAACAACTATTTGAGAGAAACCACAATAACCATCAAGATAACAAAAAAGTGTTTGCCTAGATAGTCTTTCTAACTTGGACCAATAAAGGCAAGAGATAATGATCTATCCTAATAGCTTTATTTAATTTCCTGAAATCAATGCAAATTCTATAACCAACAAGAATTCTTTGTGGTCTAAGTTCATTTtcatcattaggaacaacagtaatttCTCTTTTCTTACcaacacaatgaacatgactaaCCCATCTACTATCATATATAGggtagattatacctgcttctaaGAGTTTGAGAATTTCTTTCCTTAcgacttccttcatcttaggattcaagcAGCGTTGGTGATCTATAACAGGCTTGGCATCGGGTTCCATATGAATCTGGTGCATACAGAGAGTAGGATAATGCCTTTAATATCATCCAATGTAAGCAATTGCCCCTCGATGTTTCTTTAGAACAACGAGTACATTTTCTTCCTCATGCACCGAAAGGTTAGCATtgataataataataggatatatttTATTTTCATATAAATAGGCATATTTCTATTTATCAGGTAAAGATTTAAGTTCAGACAAAGGATGAGCTTTTGGAGGTTCAAGCTCTCCTAAAATTTCAATAGGAAGATATTATGTTTCACCATTATAATATTATATTAAGGAGTGTCTATGTAATCACAATATAAATTTTCAACCCTGTAATATGAATATCTATGAAAGTAAAATTTTATTGTCAAACGTTTTCAGAGCAATAAATTCCATGCTTGCATTTTGCAATGGCTACTTTACTTGTTAGTACAATAcatacatagatagatagatagatagatataaTTTATTTCTATAACATTTTCAGATCAATGAATAAGATGATCTCACATTTGCAAGGGCCACTTTATAGTATAGACAGACAGATAGATAGATAAAAATCAATGTTTACAGAACAATAGATACGATGCTCTCGCATTTGCGAGGACCACTTTATACTAGTTAGTATAATAGATAGATCGATACATACATAAatatatagatagatagatagatagattgattgattgattgattgattgattgattgattgatacATACATAAATATATAGATAGATAGAGGGAtaaatagatagatagatagatagatagatgggtagatagatagatagatagatagatagattgaTTGATTGATAGATACATACATAAATATATAGATAGATAGAGGGAtaaatagatagatagatagatagatagatagatagatagatagatagatagatagatagatagatagatagatagagggAAGTTGATAGATACATACATAAATATATAGATAGATAGAgggatagatagatagatagatagatagatagatagagggAAGTGCATGGATGAATCCGGGTACATATGAACCCACTTAAAAAAACACTTTTCTAAATGCTAAAGAAACTGAAAAAGGTTGCATGGGTACGTCTCCATGTTCTCTGTGCGTGCATAAAGTTTcacggaaaaataaaaaaatttgtggccaatgcaaaaaacaaaacaaaaattgTGTTTGTGGAATGCTATTTAGGAGCATTGAAATTTCTCTTTTTTTGCGGAGACAAAAGAAAAAGATATTTTTCACAAAACTTTGTGCTGCGCACACACATTTGCGAACACGTATATGTGAATTTTTCTTTTAATCTTTTTGGCATTTTCGAACGTGCTTAAAATGCTTTTTTTCGAAAACTGGGTGCAGATGCCCATGCGTTCAGGACGTGCCCACTcgatagatggatggatggatagatAGCGAGGGTGTTATTGTAATTTTGATCCTAATCGGATGTAGGGttttccttgtgcagcaaagcATGTAAGGGCATCTCCAAAGGAGACCCTCAAAGCTCGGGTATATGTCCAGATTGTGGTGTCCGGACCGTGTCAATTTTTGTTATCCAATGAAGATCCTTATCGGTTCGCGAAGTGGTTCGGACGTCCGTTTTCCAGTAAATGTGAGACAAACTTAGATCGGAGTCGTGACATGCAATTGACCAACAAAAAGCCCCTACGTGGTACTCCTCTTTTTCTCTCCTTCACATGCATGATCcccttctcctctctctctcctttcAACCGGACACCACAACACAATATCCCACTACATGCATGATCCACCTCTACTCTCTCTCCTCCCAACCAGATTAATTTGTGAATATCTTTGGATGGCTCCCTCCATATGATGTCGCATCATGTCCGCGGAACACGCCCGGACATAAAAACAGACATTTGGCATGTTCATTTGCAGGTCAactttggagatgccctaaccTCCCCTGACATCTTTATACATATGCATCCGTTGGGCCTAATCAGCCACGCACAAAGGCTAAGAACAAATTAAACGTCACACAAAACGATCTGAGGTATACATATCAGAGAGACTAGTGGAGAGCAAGGAAAAAACTTGCACTAAGAGCTCATGATGGCTCTGGCCAAGACGATCGCGCTGCTGGTGTGCCTCCTAGGCATAGCGGGAGGCACATCGGGGGCAAATTGCATCCCGCGGCCGAGGTCGGCGACCTTCACGCCGCGCTCAGCCGCTAGTATCTTTACTGCTCGCACACCGCCGCCGATGGTCGATTGGCGTGCGCATGGTGCTGTCACGCCGGTCATGGACCAAGGAGTTCTCGGTAAGGAAATGGAGCTCGTTGCTTGCTTATTACTCTCTCCGTCCTAAATTATTTGTcttagatacggatgtatctcaCACGAAAAGGTGTCTAGATAAGCAATTTGGGACTATGATgatactccctccttttcggtttatagggcttatctcaaaattgtAGATTTCTCATTTTATAAATCTCAATTTGATGGTTCTCTACCAcatgttcagatttcaaggtgcattaaatcattgcatgcaagtattaagagaaaattaaccaatgcattggtaaacataattttttgaggaaaatgagtgcattaattgagtgtttttgcaaactacgaaaattattccaccactcaccatctaccttggttgatgagatttttgaattgagccctataaaccgaaaaGAATGTACTACTAGTCtatgagactagccacaatgggtagtaacatagactagtaacatgcccatgttactagtctatgttactacctctatagtggggagtaacatatgtgtgatAACATGGAGCACTTCATTTATTAGACTATAGGCACATCTTGcattgatatgtgtgatgttactcatattagtagtaactagctatgttaccactttcatctctttcttcatttattgcatgTCATATCATCTATTTAACTTAGATAtatgtgatgttactacctatgttactctcaTTATGAGTAGTTGAACTACTACTAGGCTCGCACTACATGGATGGAACTTAAGACAGATAATTTGGGACGAATGTGATACTAGTCTATGAAGTACTACTAGGCTCTTAGAACATGAATGGAACCTTACTTTGTCCTTCCGGCCCTTCCTTACCAAGTAATATGTCTGATCTACATGCACAGGTTCCTGCTGGGCTATCTCGACGGCGGGCGCCATCGAGGGGCTGCACAAGATCCGCTCCGGAAGACTTGTCCGCCTATCGAGCCAGCAGATATACGACTGCTCCAACAAAAGCATGATCGAGTCGCACCTCCGGGCGTACGACTGGGTCCTCCGCAACGGAGGCGTCGCCTCCGAGGAGACGTACCCGTACGTGGACCGAGTCCAAGACTGCAAGCGGGAGAAGCTGCATATGATCTCTGCGTCCATCACAAGCTTCGTCTGGACCATACGAACCGAGCAAGAGCTCTTGCTCGCCGTCTCTCAGCAGCCGGTGACCGTCAAGATGTCGGTCGAACCAGCAAGCTTCCTCAACTACACAGGAGGCATCTTCTCGGGACCGTGCGGGCATGCTGGCCACTCCATGTTGGCAGTGGGTTATGGCGCCCTCCCCGACGGCAGAAAATACTGGATCTTAAAAAGTTCTTATGGCGTCCATTGGGGTGATCACGGATACTTCTACGTGCAACGTGGACCTGGACACGATGCAGGCCTCTGCGGCATTGCGAATTACGCCGCACATCCGGTCTAGACTCTAGACCTCTACTCCATCCGTCTTAATAATGAAGGCTTACAAACTTTGGTCAAGTTTGTAAGAAAAACTATCAAGAATTACAATACTAAAGAGATACAATATAAACTTTTTATTCTAGTTGTTGGTAATATTTAATGTCTACAAGATGATAAAAAATTATACCATCGGATTTGAGATAAAAATTTATAGGCCTTCTTTTTAAAAGCGGAGGGAGTATCAGCTAGCTAGGATCTAACTATATGAGGGTAGTCCGAGTGCTTCACCTTGGACTATATCTTTGTCGTCATAACACCTAGATGCGGCACGTTATTTAATGAGGAAAGAGAGAGTGATGATATCTTCATCTACATATAGCTCTTAATTAGCTCCAAAATCAAGACAACTCATACTTTTCCTCTCACATAACACATTAAatgagactagccacaatggagagtaacatacactagtaacatacataTTTTTCTAGACTATGTTACAACCTTCATAGtaggtagtaacataagtgtggtaacatgcaaagcttcatttattaggttgaCTCATATTgtattgggacatgtgatgttacagtaactagctaaatTACTGAAACTACCCCTCTCCTCATTAAatcattgccacataagcaaatttgctgagttggacttgatgttactgctgaagttacttccactgtggctagtctaagAGATCTTTTACATACAACAATAAGATACAATCCACATGCTCTTGCTCCAATAGTTTTTTTCCTCTTGCATACAAGTGTTGTGATTTACGAGATTACCTTGTGGAATTTTGTCCAAGGTGAAAGACTTATTATCAACCATTTCTTGAAGTCTATGTAGCTTTTCAAATAGTTTCTACCAAATATCGCAACACTAGCTATTTTTATGGGGCATGTTGAACTAGCTATGGATGCTCATGAAATTTTGTTCTTAAGGTCCATACATTTAATATATCATGTATGTACAGTGAACTATGTCAGTTAAATTTACTTTTTCAAAATTAATTCAAATACCATCAGGAACAACTCTTCATTTTCCATTATGGATATGTAAATAATTGTGGCTTGTTAATATTGTGGTGCACTAATATCTCGCGTGCAAAACACGTACAACTCACTAGTATGTTTAGTGCATATGATATGAGTGTGGCATTGTAGTGGACCAGCGCGCCGGTCACTTTATCTATACGGCGAGGACATGTGTGGAGATTCGCGTGGCTTTAATGTCAGCGAGGCAGTTTGTTTTTCAGCAATATTAATAGACTGACACGTGGGAATCATGTTTGGCTTTCTTATGTACTCCTTCCATCCCGAAATACTTGTCGGATAGATGGATAAAATTAGATGCATCTATAACTAAAATACGTATAGATTCATCCATTTCTCCGACTAATTATTACTAAAAGAATATGCgggtatttttttgcaaaaacgTTCTCAGGCACACCTCATCAGCTATCatccactgacatgtgggccaaggCCACGTGGACAGGACGTACACCCGAATACGTGCGGAGACACCATATTTGCACCATAGGACAAGTTATAGCACCAATTTCACGTATTTTATAACTTTGGGCACCAAAGTAACCGTGCTCGACAACATAAGGCACCTCCGGTGTATTTAAACAATGTGAGAGCTATCTGGTTGGATTCTGAACTATAAAAAAAAGTTCTGTTGGTGACAACAAAAGCAAATAGTTGAATTTTAGCTACTGGTGCAATGATAGTTCAAACGACTTGCATTTCATATATTTTTAATAATATAGCACCAGTTACAGTTCTGTGAAGAAGAGACTCATTGTAAAAAGAGTTTATGTTCAGTCTTTTTCCTTTAATCATGCGATAGAGTCAATACCTAGAGCATGGCGTTTTGGTGCCTGTGCTCAAATGCACCTGGCATCTAGCCCGTTGCATCTTCTATTGCGACTCGGAAAACGAGCTGTCAGATAACAAGTCTAGTGTGTGGGAAATTCCTGTATCATATGTATACATGCGCGAACAGTTACATACACGGTGGGCCTTTCGCGTAGCGCCGGAGTGCGATTCAAGTTTGGGATAGAAGACGTTGTCCATTGGTGGACTCTGTTCCATGGCTCGGAAGCGTCTGGATCCAATCTTGTCCGTGGCCCAGTCCGTCCGCACATAACATCTAGTATTTCCAAAGCACATCATGATTTTTTTTTAGAAGAAAGCATGtcatgatttgtaacaacgatcGGCAAGCAGGTCACCACGCGCACACAGGCACGGTCACATGGCTCTTTGATGATCAGTACGCTGATCCAAAGTACTTTCTCAACAGAAAAAAAATGGACAAGGGGAACTACACTAGTAAAAAAACGACCTTATGTGcagctcattagtcccggtttgtaaatgaaccggcactaatgtgaccattagtgccggttccaatggCTAGGCGGGCGGtgctcattggtcccggttcgtgacgaaactctagtcccggttcgtgccacgaaccgggactaaagtggTGGTGGCAGACTAGTGTCAGACTGCGGCCCCACGAacacctttagtcccgattcgtggcacgaaccgggactatagatacacctttagtcccggtttgtataaccaaccgggactaaagatgcctctatataaacccttcgtccagcccgagctctctgttcttcccctttcctctCATCTCTGTTTTCTTCCTCTCCTCTCAAGCTCATCCTCCATTTTTTGACAAAATTTGTCAATATTTGAAGGCACCCCATCCATCcaagtgatcacaaaggttagcaactttgtcctttcatctctcattgctagattagctcttgcaatgctttataagtatagtgatttgtgggtttagtttgggaggaattatatgtggtagtttatttgatttatatgtaatttgagctcaaaataactcttagtttgcatatgtaggtgtggtttacttagtgccttcccgtctccatcctaaccaccgtcgatcgcccgtaTCATCCCGtggccggcaccaccttgtggtgagcctcttgttcttatcttttttatatataaaaaatcatgtttgtgtgatttagatATATAGTTGCTTCTATAATTTCCTTACCCGTACGTTgattgttatacatagtgccatggttttgatatccgtccccacCGGCCCTCTTCCGgtttatgattcagatgtggcatattctcttttataactttttgttgcatttcgtgtttataaaaaattatgtccatcaagttgacatagatatttttatctaggaggtatgtgaaccggaaattacaaccgaccctattgtcgagaggttaaatttagttgaaaatgaaaacgagtatttgaaagaaaaattaaaaagaattgaggaggagaagatggaattggagttgcatgttgccgatgtcgtcggtgatcacaagatcaagatgaagaaaatgtgcttgaatattagaaagattaga
This sequence is a window from Aegilops tauschii subsp. strangulata cultivar AL8/78 chromosome 7, Aet v6.0, whole genome shotgun sequence. Protein-coding genes within it:
- the LOC109760868 gene encoding ervatamin-B — its product is MMALAKTIALLVCLLGIAGGTSGANCIPRPRSATFTPRSAASIFTARTPPPMVDWRAHGAVTPVMDQGVLGSCWAISTAGAIEGLHKIRSGRLVRLSSQQIYDCSNKSMIESHLRAYDWVLRNGGVASEETYPYVDRVQDCKREKLHMISASITSFVWTIRTEQELLLAVSQQPVTVKMSVEPASFLNYTGGIFSGPCGHAGHSMLAVGYGALPDGRKYWILKSSYGVHWGDHGYFYVQRGPGHDAGLCGIANYAAHPV